A genomic window from Triticum urartu cultivar G1812 chromosome 7, Tu2.1, whole genome shotgun sequence includes:
- the LOC125521403 gene encoding F-box/LRR-repeat protein At3g59190-like, with protein MEAAAAPVANQGESHGTAAKTARCGDSDESAADYISRVPDAVLCTIISLLPTKDGGRTQIFSRRWRPLWASAPLNLEVRTRHPGPGVPIRTSSVFPDAASKVISKHPGPARRFCFHGLCPGDLHDQAETWFLSRALAKLHELDVGYAFCDERNPGRNPLPPSALRSAPTLLVAKISCCDLPREMVPSMGFDLLQRLSLISVYISVDVFRGLLPACRALESLHMSNVLGTRCLHVRSPTLRSICFRNTSGRAELVIEDVPRLVRLLIPFGCRENCGTIRVISAPKLEILGPLLPVVSKLLLVSQGVSSADLANSMHTVKILALRCSGYELDGVLNILRRFPCLEKLYIIFHKHYEMDAKIEPQYDRRLYPIECLQTHLKTVVFETFVGHDKQLEFAKFFVLNAKVLKEIEFEGIYGAKNDVSLAYQHTLLRVENRASRDAQFEFRSRYRNTAIHLLRHIHDLSVADPFEQL; from the exons ATGGAGGCCGCCGCAGCGCCCGTGGCCAACCAGGGGGAATCCCATGGGACCGCAGCGAAGACGGCGCGGTGCGGCGACTCCGACGAGAGCGCCGCCGATTACATCAGCAGGGTCCCCGATGCCGTCCTCTGCaccatcatctccctcctccccacCAAGGACGGCGGCCGGACGCAGATCTTCTCCCGCCGATGGCGCCCCCTATGGGCCTCCGCGCCTCTCAACCTCGAGGTCCGCACCCGTCACCCCGGCCCCGGCGTCCCCATCCGCACCTCCTCCGTCTTCCCCGATGCCGCCTCCAAGGTAATCTCCAAGCATCCTGGCCCCGCCCGCCGATTCTGCTTCCACGGCCTCTGCCCCGGCGACCTCCACGACCAGGCGGAGACCTGGTTCCTCTCCCGAGCCCTCGCCAAGCTTCACGAGCTCGATGTCGGCTACGCGTTCTGCGATGAACGTAATCCGGGGAGAAACCCGCTGCCGCCATCGGCGCTCCGCTCTGCGCCTACCCTCCTAGTTGCCAAGATCAGCTGTTGTGATTTGCCCCGAGAGATGGTGCCGTCCATGGGCTTTGACCTCCTCCAGCGTCTCTCCTTGATCTCCGTTTACATCTCAGTGGACGTCTTCCGTGGACTGCTCCCTGCTTGCCGTGCCTTGGAGAGCTTACACATGTCCAACGTTCTTGGTACGCGTTGCCTCCATGTTCGCTCGCCGACTCTTAGGAGTATATGCTTCCGTAACACCTCTGGTAGAGCAGAGCTGGTCATAGAGGATGTGCCTCGCCTTGTGAGGTTACTAATACCTTTTGGTTGCCGAGAAAACTGTGGTACTATCCGGGTAATTTCTGCGCCTAAATTGGAGATATTGGGCCCTTTGTTACCTGTCGTCTCCAAGCTCCTCCTAGTCTCCCAG GGAGTAAGTTCAGCCGACTTGGCAAACTCGATGCACACCGTGAAGATTTTGGCTCTCAGGTGTTCTGGATATGAATTGGACGGAGTTCTTAATATCCTTAGGAGGTTCCCCTGTCTCGAGAAGCTCTATATCATT TTTCACAAACACTACGAGATGGATGCCAAAATCGAGCCTCAGTATGACCGACGACTATATCCAATTGAATGCCTTCAAACCCATCTCAAAACAGTGGTGTTTGAAACATTCGTGGGCCATGATAAACAGCTTGAGTTTGCCAAGTTCTTTGTTTTGAATGCAAAGGTGCTAAAAGAAATTGAATTTGAAGGAATATATGGTGCCAAAAACGATGTATCGCTGGCTTACCAACACACGCTGCTACGAGTGGAAAACAGAGCTTCTCGAGATGCCCAATTTGAATTCAGGAGCAGATATCGCAATACTGCGATTCATCTCCTCAGGCATATCCATGATTTGTCAGTGGCCGACCCCTTCGAACAGTTATAG